A region of the Bradysia coprophila strain Holo2 unplaced genomic scaffold, BU_Bcop_v1 contig_232, whole genome shotgun sequence genome:
GTTAAATACACTCATAAAAATACGTCACTGTCTGAGATAAAGTCAAACTTAACTAAACATAAAGTTGAAggttcaaataaataatttaggATGTTTCCTAACTGCAACAAAAAACTTAGTTATTCGAACTTAGCACATAGTTGGCTTGTCCTCACTCAGAAATCTGTGAGAGGTAACTTTTCAGGCCTTGCATACCTCTGATGGGGGCTTCTCTCGGGATTATTGGATTAACTTACGAGGAGACATGTTGCGAAAGTTGCAACTAGATCAATTTCTCGTAACGAGATCTGCACCACATTTCTATATAAAGAATAGCTACAACAACTGTTACAACTAAAAAGTCAAAGTGTTCAGTGTTTGGAAGATTTATTCAATGCTTCGTAAGAGTTaatttatacgaaaattttCCGCTTGAAATGACACGCACCAAAGCTCGAAGCTTTTTTGCTTTCAGAAACTTGTTTGTCCAGTATTTGACATCCTTTTTCTTCAAAACGGATGACTTGACACATACCTTAGTGGTTTTTGCTTTGACTGAGACTCTTTTACGGAAATTGTTCTTTTCACCATCCACTTTGATATTACTGGTCAAATAACCGCACTGAAATAGatgaatagaaatttttgagGATGTGTGCGTACAGACGGCTATATACAGACGGGTAATTTTTGAAGTATAAGTTTAAATCTTGGAGAAATAATTAGATCAGAAAAAGTGAATtcgatcaacgcacttcaagcatgagtgcgCGTGTGCAAATTATGTTTCCTTAACGGTATCCGAGTCAAGATTTCAcggatttcccggtatccaaaaatgtaaaagtgaCTTCCCGCTACATACATTTCCCGCTGGTTTGTGCAGTTATaattcgatttcccggtatcctaaaaaaattttcagaaatttcccAGTATCCTGGATACCACGGATACACATAATTTGCACACgcgcatgagtggtactctaaaagggtactgaaacttgaaaGTGTGTTACTCAACACTgtgaaaaaccatttcatataAAACAGTACACTGTAggtgtcgactatgatcatgTTTGCTTGATGTGCGTTGATTCGATCTAATTTCTTGAAGGTTGAGAAAATAGTTGAGGAGACTCAATTTTAAAAGGAAGGCTTCACAATTACCGAGTGGAAAGCGAagtaaaaaagcaaaattcaaAGTCTCTACTGCAATGAATGTCTACGTCTAGTCTGAGAGATTACGTAGATGCTGACAAAATTCTTACCAGGTCGACAACGTCGATAAATTGACTTGAAGCGATGCAATCTATGGAAAAGTTCTTTTTTATGTCGCGAACCTTTCTCTTTTTAGCAGACAAGTCTTGATGGTGAAGATCGTTTATATTTTCTCTTTCACAGTTACGCATTTCTTCAAGATTTTGCACTTTAGCAGATGCGTTTTCTTGTGAGGTTTGAACAATTACGGTGGAAGGTGACTTTTCCTTCACATTTGCATCCTGCAGTAAGAGCTTTTGGTAATAGTTTTAAAAAACAGACATATATTCACCCTTTGCGTATTATCAACACAATCTTCGTTTGGTGGCTGAACTTTGCAATTCCTTTTCTTCGTAGCGCGATTTTCCATTCTAGATCGAtccgtttcgttaaatgtaTACCGTGGATTGGGTTTCCGTGATCGTAATGTGCGACCAGCGGCGACTCCAACATTTTGGACAAAGGCGTTCTTGTCCACTTTGCCCTTGGTAATGCGTTTTTCACTGCAGTTAGTGTTGGTATTTGCTCTCTTATTTCCAGCCTGCATTTAAGTATAAAGATTTACTATTCTGCGAATTATTTTGCTGGAGTTATGTAAATACCATCAcaataaaatcgatttgaaaaaTCAAGAATATTCAGTATTCACGTCTAGAAACTAATCAGAATTCGTATTTATAGACTACTTAGATTTATCAAATTCTTTGTTGTAAAAATAGTGGACACGATAAATAGAGCTTTACTAGtatatttcgtacctaggactaaaagtcttttttagcgtgtgagaggttttcagacagagccgaactcgaggtctggaatcgaatacgctaaaaaagacttttagtccgtggtacgaataatatttttcatatccgacggagaaaaagtgcgacgaagttgcacttttcgggtcctaggtatgaaaaataacATTATGGAGAACTGCAAAGGGGTATGACATGATACAACCGAGATTTTGAACATAGAATGTTAACGGGGAAGGTAGACAAAACCATGAATGATTCGATTGCTCCCTACATTTTACCACTTAAGATTTCAATAGACCGTTTTAATGTGATGGCGTTCAGGGTTTGCATTACATTTAGTGTTTATTTACATTATGATATCGCTTGTAGCGGCCAACAACCACGCCACCTTCTTAGTTGtattatttaatttacagTGAACTACAACCACGTCACTTCGTTTAGTTGCATTTTTGAGTAGACTACAACTATGCTACTAAATCTGGTTGCATTTTATAGTAGAAAACAACCTCTACTTCGTTGAGTTGAATTTAAAAGTGCACTACAACCATGGCACGTTTTTTGGTTACATTTGAATTTAGAGGGAGTTGCAACCGCCCCACTTTCTTAGTTGCATTTTATAGTGAACTACAACCATGTCACTTCGTTTAGTTGCATTTTTGAGTAGACTACAACTATGCTACTAAATCTGGTTGCATTTTACAGTAGATCACAACCTCTACTTCATTGAGTTGAATTTAAAAGTGCACTACAACCATGGCACGTTTTTTGGTTACATTTGAATTTAGAGTGAGGTGCAACCGCCCCACTTTCTCAGTTGCATTTTATAGTGAACTACAACCACGTCACTTCGTTTAGTTGCATTTTTGAGTAGACTACAACTATGCTACTAAATCTGGTTGCATTTTACAGTAGATCACAACCTCTACTTCATTGAGTTGAATTTAATAGTGCACTACAACCATGGCACGTTTTTTGGTTACATTTGAATTTAGAGTGAGGTGCAACCGCCCCACTTTCTCAGTTGCATTTTATAGTGAACTACAACCATGTCACTTCGTTTAGTTGCATTTTTGAGTAGACTACAACTATGCTACTAAATCTGGTTGCATTTTACAGTAGATCACAACCTCTACTTCATTGAGTTGAATTTAAAAGTGCACTACAACCATGGCACGTTTTTTGGTTACATTTGAATTTAGAGTGAGGTGCAACCGCCCCACTTTCTCAGTTGCATTTTATAGTGAACTACAACCACGTCACTTCGTTTAGTTGCATTTTTGAGTAGACTACAACTATGCTACTAAATCTGGTTGCATTTTACAGTAGATCAC
Encoded here:
- the LOC119076303 gene encoding uncharacterized protein LOC119076303, producing the protein MQAGNKRANTNTNCSEKRITKGKVDKNAFVQNVGVAAGRTLRSRKPNPRYTFNETDRSRMENRATKKRNCKVQPPNEDCVDNTQRDANVKEKSPSTVIVQTSQENASAKVQNLEEMRNCERENINDLHHQDLSAKKRKVRDIKKNFSIDCIASSQFIDVVDLCGYLTSNIKVDGEKNNFRKRVSVKAKTTKVCVKSSVLKKKDVKYWTNKFLKAKKLRALVRVISSGKFSYKLTLTKH